A stretch of the Streptococcus suis genome encodes the following:
- a CDS encoding glutamate racemase, which yields MDNRPIGFLDSGVGGLTVARELMRQLPHEEIVYIGDSARAPYGPRPAEQIREYTWQLVNFLLTKNVKMIVFACNTATAVAWEEVKEKLDIPVLGVILPGTSAAIKATKAGKIGVLGTVMTIQSDIYREKIQTLSPETQVESLACPKFVPLVESNSHQSSLAKKVVYETLRPLLGKVDTLVLGCTHFPLLCPIIQNAIGKDVKLIDSGAECARDISVLLNYFEINHSRTEKDIQHRFYTTASPAAFKEIAESWMGIDIHVEHVSL from the coding sequence ATGGATAATCGACCAATTGGTTTTTTAGATTCAGGTGTGGGAGGATTAACGGTTGCGCGTGAATTGATGCGCCAGCTTCCTCACGAAGAAATCGTTTATATCGGGGACTCGGCACGGGCACCTTATGGACCCCGTCCAGCGGAACAAATCAGAGAATATACTTGGCAGTTGGTCAATTTTCTATTGACAAAGAATGTGAAAATGATTGTTTTTGCATGTAACACGGCGACTGCAGTAGCTTGGGAAGAAGTCAAAGAAAAATTAGATATTCCTGTTTTGGGGGTTATTTTACCAGGGACGTCGGCGGCCATTAAGGCAACAAAAGCTGGCAAAATAGGCGTCTTGGGGACTGTTATGACCATTCAGTCTGATATTTATCGAGAAAAAATTCAAACGTTATCTCCAGAGACACAGGTAGAAAGTTTGGCATGTCCAAAGTTCGTCCCTCTGGTTGAGTCCAATAGTCATCAGTCTAGCCTAGCAAAGAAAGTTGTTTATGAGACCTTGCGTCCGCTCTTAGGAAAGGTGGATACATTGGTTTTGGGCTGTACTCATTTTCCATTGTTGTGTCCGATTATTCAGAATGCGATTGGGAAAGACGTTAAACTGATTGACAGTGGGGCAGAGTGTGCGCGGGATATTTCTGTATTGTTAAATTATTTTGAAATCAACCATAGCCGCACAGAAAAGGATATTCAGCACCGTTTTTACACAACTGCCAGCCCAGCGGCCTTTAAGGAAATTGCTGAAAGCTGGATGGGCATTGATATTCATGTGGAGCACGTATCATTATGA
- a CDS encoding YneF family protein produces MNLGLAILLIVLAFAGGVALGIYLSRRQVENYIADKPILDENALRLMMSQMGQKPSEAKVQQVLRQIKSQQKVASKKK; encoded by the coding sequence ATGAACTTAGGTTTAGCTATTTTACTTATTGTATTGGCATTTGCAGGTGGTGTGGCCTTGGGTATTTACTTGTCACGTAGACAGGTAGAAAACTACATTGCTGATAAACCAATTTTGGATGAGAATGCTTTACGTTTGATGATGAGCCAAATGGGTCAAAAACCGAGTGAAGCAAAAGTTCAACAAGTGCTTCGCCAAATTAAGAGCCAACAAAAAGTAGCAAGCAAGAAAAAATAA
- a CDS encoding diaminopimelate decarboxylase, producing the protein MTKTPFVSKEVLEIITEQFPTPFHLYDEKGIREKARALNAAFAWNKGFKEYFAVKATPTPAILKILQEEGCGVDCATDVEVLMSEKLGFKDIMFTSNDTQAKEFVYARKVRATINLDAYEHIEFLKNVAGIPETVCLRYNPGGVFSLGTDIMDHPEESKFGMTKEQLMKGYKKLKELGVKQFGIHAFLASNTVTNDYYPILARQLFELALEIRKETGVTLDFVNLSGGIGVNYRPDQEPNDIAVIGEGVRKVYEEILTPAGMGHVKIFTELGRFMLAPHGHLITKVLHRKETYRTYIGVDASAANLMRPAFYGAYHHITNVTRPDAPIEVVDVAGSLCENNDKFAVNRELPRAEVGDTLVIHDSGAHGFSMGYNYNGRLRSSEILLQEDGTVRMIRRAERPEDYFATIYGFDFDR; encoded by the coding sequence ATGACAAAGACACCATTTGTTAGTAAAGAAGTTTTAGAGATAATCACAGAGCAATTTCCAACTCCATTTCATTTATATGATGAAAAAGGCATTCGTGAGAAGGCGCGTGCCCTCAATGCAGCATTTGCATGGAACAAAGGCTTTAAGGAGTATTTTGCGGTCAAGGCGACTCCAACTCCAGCTATTTTGAAAATTCTTCAAGAAGAAGGCTGTGGAGTGGACTGTGCAACAGATGTAGAAGTGCTGATGAGTGAAAAATTAGGCTTCAAAGACATCATGTTTACATCCAATGATACCCAAGCGAAAGAATTTGTCTATGCTCGAAAAGTTAGGGCGACCATTAACCTTGATGCATATGAACACATTGAATTTTTGAAAAATGTAGCTGGTATCCCAGAAACGGTCTGCCTCCGTTACAATCCTGGAGGAGTCTTCTCGCTGGGAACAGATATTATGGACCACCCAGAAGAGTCTAAGTTTGGGATGACCAAGGAACAGTTGATGAAAGGATATAAGAAGTTAAAAGAACTGGGTGTAAAGCAGTTTGGTATTCATGCCTTTCTGGCTTCAAATACTGTTACCAATGACTACTATCCTATCTTAGCTCGTCAACTCTTTGAATTGGCCTTGGAAATTCGTAAGGAAACAGGTGTGACCTTGGACTTCGTCAACCTATCAGGTGGGATTGGGGTCAACTATCGTCCTGATCAAGAACCAAACGACATTGCTGTCATTGGTGAGGGTGTTCGTAAGGTTTACGAGGAAATTCTCACACCAGCTGGTATGGGACATGTTAAAATCTTTACAGAATTGGGTCGCTTTATGTTGGCGCCACACGGTCACTTGATTACAAAGGTGCTCCATCGTAAGGAAACCTATCGGACTTATATTGGTGTCGATGCATCAGCTGCCAATCTCATGCGTCCAGCCTTTTACGGAGCTTATCATCACATCACAAATGTGACACGTCCAGATGCCCCAATCGAGGTGGTGGATGTGGCAGGTTCCCTCTGTGAAAATAACGACAAGTTTGCAGTTAATCGTGAATTACCACGTGCAGAAGTAGGTGACACCTTGGTCATTCATGACAGTGGTGCCCACGGCTTCTCTATGGGCTACAACTACAACGGTCGTCTGCGTTCCTCTGAAATACTTTTGCAGGAAGATGGCACAGTGCGCATGATTCGTCGTGCAGAAAGACCTGAGGATTATTTCGCAACCATTTACGGTTTTGATTTTGACAGGTAA
- the pepC gene encoding aminopeptidase C — protein sequence MSTLDFDFAERLYADYLANPSLQATENAVSHNGLLKSLETRQSAIDNDYVFSIDLTTDAVSNQKASGRCWMFAALNTFRHKLISDFKLENFELSQAHTFFWDKYEKSNWFMEQIIATADLEIGSRKVKFLLDTPQQDGGQWDMVVALFEKYGVVPKSVYPESISSSASRELNQYLNKLLRQDAQILRDLLAKGASPEELQTQKENLLQEIFNFLAVNLGLPPRSFDFAYRDKDNVYHRDTNVTPQAFYEKYVGLKLSDYVAIINAPTTDKPYNKSYTVELLGNVIGAPAIRYLNVEMNRFKELAIAQLKAGESVWFGSDVGQSSNRQTGIMATNTYDFTSGLGIQFHQDKAGRLDYSESLMTHAMVLTGVDLDDNEQPLKWKVENSWGDKVGDKGYFVASDSWMDEYTYQIVVRKEFLTPEELATYQAQPQVLAPWDPMGALA from the coding sequence ATGTCAACATTAGATTTTGATTTTGCAGAACGCTTGTATGCCGATTATCTAGCTAACCCAAGTTTACAAGCAACCGAAAATGCCGTTAGTCACAACGGACTTTTGAAATCCTTGGAAACACGCCAAAGCGCCATCGACAATGACTATGTCTTTTCAATCGATTTGACCACGGACGCCGTTTCAAACCAAAAGGCTTCTGGACGTTGCTGGATGTTTGCTGCATTGAATACTTTCCGCCACAAGCTCATCTCTGACTTCAAACTGGAGAATTTCGAGTTATCACAGGCCCACACCTTCTTTTGGGATAAATATGAAAAATCCAACTGGTTCATGGAACAAATCATTGCTACAGCTGACCTAGAAATTGGTAGCCGTAAGGTAAAATTCTTATTGGACACCCCTCAACAAGATGGCGGTCAATGGGATATGGTTGTTGCCTTATTTGAAAAATATGGTGTGGTACCGAAATCCGTCTATCCAGAATCTATCTCATCCAGTGCCAGCCGTGAGCTCAATCAGTACCTTAACAAATTGCTCCGTCAAGATGCACAAATCTTGCGTGACCTCCTTGCCAAAGGAGCATCTCCGGAAGAGCTTCAAACACAAAAAGAAAACTTGCTTCAAGAAATTTTTAACTTCCTAGCCGTTAACCTTGGACTCCCTCCCCGCAGTTTTGATTTTGCATATAGAGATAAAGACAATGTCTATCACCGTGATACAAATGTCACACCTCAGGCATTCTACGAGAAATACGTTGGTTTAAAACTATCTGACTATGTCGCCATTATCAATGCTCCTACAACTGACAAACCTTACAATAAATCTTATACAGTCGAATTATTGGGGAACGTCATTGGCGCCCCTGCTATCCGCTATCTCAATGTAGAAATGAACCGTTTCAAAGAATTGGCTATTGCCCAACTCAAAGCTGGTGAGTCCGTTTGGTTTGGTTCCGATGTCGGTCAAAGTAGCAACCGTCAAACTGGTATTATGGCAACCAACACCTACGACTTCACTTCAGGTCTGGGTATCCAATTCCATCAAGACAAGGCTGGAAGATTAGACTACTCCGAAAGTCTGATGACCCACGCTATGGTCTTAACTGGTGTTGATTTAGATGACAATGAGCAACCTCTCAAATGGAAAGTAGAAAACTCTTGGGGAGACAAAGTTGGTGACAAGGGATACTTCGTCGCATCAGATAGCTGGATGGACGAGTATACTTATCAGATTGTTGTCCGAAAAGAATTCCTCACACCAGAAGAATTAGCAACTTATCAAGCTCAACCACAAGTCCTTGCTCCATGGGATCCAATGGGAGCTCTAGCATAA